From one Rosa rugosa chromosome 4, drRosRugo1.1, whole genome shotgun sequence genomic stretch:
- the LOC133746226 gene encoding E3 ubiquitin-protein ligase WAV3: MGTGWRRAFCTTIPRDPSEHRVSDQKQRSPSPSPSPSPRTRLSFFSSGGSNPSTPKLRCKTGSEALLQKSNSMPTNNSVAESPRVLEIKTSTPKSSNPSSPRSPLKLSLFKNSFKFRSSCGICLNSVKTGQGTAIYTAECSHAFHFPCIASYVRKHGSLICPVCNSTWKDVPLLAMHKSPSPDSHPPANDAVSAPVTPMPKVEEKKVLAESASPRYTLKPYDDDEPLLSPSVGGRIIPIPEAEEEEEEEDAEDDVEEFQGFFVNPNTSSSVKYSDDPQINNGRDFRNNVQVRLLPEAALLSSGRGFETYAVALTVKAPPASARQTTSASILDPSHRAPIDLVTVLDVSGSMTGGKLQMLKRAMRLVISSLGSADRLSIVAFSASPKRLMPLKRMTAHGQRAARRIVDRLVCGQGSSVSEALMKATKVLEDRRERNPVASIMLLSDGQDERVNNSGSTNQRQVSNDASSTRFAHIEIPVHAFGFGHNAGYCQEPAEDAFAKCVGGLLSVVVQDLRVQLGFSSGSAPAEITAIYSCNGRPTVHGSSSIRLGDLYAEEERELLVELRIPTSAAGTHHVMSVRCLYKDPATQEVVYGKEQGLVVPLTQSAVRSVSSNPKIQRLRRLFMTTRAVAESRRLVEHNDFQSAHNLLASTRALLMQSGLASADEYVRTLEAQLAELHWKRQNQLEEQQQQMMIMQRRRVSEREMAASAAVDENGEPLTPSSAWRAAEKLAKVAMMKKSLNRVSDLHGFENARF; this comes from the exons ATGGGTACTGGTTGGAGACGAGCCTTTTGCACTACGATTCCTCGAGATCCATCAGAACACAGAGTTTCAGATCAAAAGCAGAGAAGCCCGAGTCCGAGCCCGAGCCCGAGCCCAAGAACCCGACTGAGCTTCTTCTCCTCCGGTGGTAGCAACCCGTCAACTCCGAAACTACGTTGTAAAACAGGGTCGGAAGCTCTACTTCAAAAATCGAATAGTATGCCTACGAATAATAGTGTTGCCGAGAGCCCGAGGGTCCTTGAAATCAAAACCAGCACTCCCAAATCGTCTAATCCGTCTTCTCCTCGATCCCCTCTCAAGCTCTCCCTCTTCAAGAACAGCTTCAAATTTCGA AGTAGCTGTGGAATTTGCTTGAATAGTGTGAAGACTGGGCAAGGCACAGCGATTTACACAGCAGAGTGTAGTCACGCCTTTCATTTTCCTTGCATAGCTTCTTATGTACGGAAGCATGGAAGCCTCATCTGCCCAGTTTGCAATTCCACATGGAAAGACGTTCCTTTACTGGCTATGCACAAGAGTCCCAGCCCTGATTCCCACCCGCCAGCCAACGACGCCGTTTCGGCACCTGTCACCCCCATGCCCAAAGTCGAAGAGAAAAAGGTGTTAGCTGAATCCGCCTCCCCCAGATACACGTTGAAGCCATACGACGATGACGAGCCACTCTTGTCTCCGTCCGTCGGAGGCCGGATTATCCCCATTCCcgaggcggaggaggaggaggaggaggaggacgccGAGGATGACGTCGAAGAGTTCCAGGGCTTTTTCGTCAATCCCAACACTTCCTCTTCCGTCAAGTATTCTGATGATCCTCAGATAAATAATGGCAGAGATTTCAGGAACAATGTGCAGGTCAGGCTGTTACCGGAGGCTGCTTTGCTGTCCTCCGGCCGGGGTTTCGAGACCTACGCAGTGGCTTTGACAGTCAAGGCTCCGCCGGCGTCGGCTCGTCAGACTACCAGCGCGTCGATTCTGGACCCTTCCCACCGTGCCCCGATCGATTTGGTGACGGTGCTCGACGTCAGCGGCAGCATGACCGGCGGGAAGCTTCAGATGCTGAAACGCGCCATGCGTTTGGTCATTTCCTCGCTCGGCTCGGCTGATCGGCTCTCCATCGTGGCTTTCTCGGCTTCACCAAAGAGACTGATGCCGTTGAAGAGAATGACGGCTCATGGCCAGCGCGCGGCTCGGCGCATCGTTGACCGGCTGGTCTGCGGTCAAGGGAGTAGCGTTAGTGAGGCCTTGATGAAGGCCACGAAGGTTCTGGAAGACCGGAGGGAGAGGAATCCAGTGGCGAGCATCATGCTCTTATCGGACGGTCAGGACGAGAGGGTCAACAACTCCGGCTCAACCAATCAACGTCAGGTCTCAAACGATGCGTCGTCCACCCGCTTCGCCCACATTGAGATTCCGGTTCATGCTTTCGGGTTCGGGCATAACGCCGGCTACTGCCAGGAGCCGGCTGAGGACGCCTTTGCCAAATGCGTCGGGGGTTTACTCAGCGTCGTGGTTCAGGACTTGAGAGTTCAGCTCGGCTTCTCATCCGGCTCGGCTCCGGCTGAGATAACCGCCATTTATTCCTGCAACGGACGGCCCACCGTGCACGGCTCGTCTTCGATTCGGCTCGGAGATTTGTACGCCGAGGAAGAGAGGGAGTTGCTCGTTGAGCTTCGTATCCCTACATCGGCTGCTGGGACCCACCATGTGATGTCAGTTCGGTGCTTATACAAAGACCCGGCGACCCAAGAAGTTGTCTACGGCAAGGAGCAGGGACTAGTAGTGCCCCTCACGCAGTCAGCCGTCCGATCGGTGTCCTCGAAtccgaagatccaacggttgagAAGACTTTTCATGACTACGCGTGCTGTAGCGGAGTCACGGAGGCTGGTTGAGCACAATGACTTCCAAAGTGCACATAACTTGCTAGCATCGACTCGAGCTCTGCTCATGCAGTCCGGCTTGGCTTCGGCTGATGAGTACGTTCGGACATTAGAGGCTCAGCTGGCGGAGTTGCATTGGAAGAGGCAGAATCAGCTGGaggagcagcagcagcagatgATGATAATGCAGCGGCGGAGAGTAAGCGAGAGAGAAATGGCGGCGTCGGCGGCTGTCGATGAAAACGGAGAGCCGCTGACGCCCTCTTCGGCATGGAGAGCCGCGGAGAAGCTGGCTAAGGTAGCTATGATGAAGAAGTCGTTGAATAGGGTCAGTGACTTGCACGGCTTTGAAAATGCTAggttttaa